From the Prochlorococcus sp. MIT 1223 genome, the window AATTTTCTGAATTAAAACCATCCATGCTGTATAGATACCTGCGGGTTTCTCTGGATCAGAATCTATGGCATCTGGTAATAAAGACCAGGGGATTAAATATGCTGTAGAGGCTCCAAATCCTATTAATATTATAGTTAATAAAAGAAAGAACATTTTCAGGGAATTTATATTATTTATATCCAGTAATTGAGATAAACTAACCCCGTAAGAAAGAGGAGGCAAAATAATAGAAGCTAGACATGCAATAATCCATAAAATCGCACCACCATATAAAGCTTTAACTCGTCCATAATTATTTGAATAAAGACTCCAAAACTGAAGTCCTAATAGAGCACTTATTTGAAAAGGTATTGGTATCCATTTGGATATTTCTTCAGGTACTTTCATTACTTGTTCTAGGTATATAATTGAAACAGTTTGCATTAACTGTAAACTCACCCATAAAAGAAGATATAGGCAAATAATCTTAATAAAAATCTTGTTTCTAATAATTCTATTTAATTGAACCTTAAAAGGTTCAGATTTGCCTGCAGGTCTTCTAGCTTTCTTTGCGTAAGGAGCTAATCCCCAAGATGAAATTAAGGTCGTTAAGGTAGCAATTGAGCCTGTAATTCGTCCCATTAAAACATAACCACCATTTCCAGAAGATAGAAGCCAAGCTGCAACAATAAGCCCGCTTAAACCTGCTAGTATTGAACCAGTAAATCTTGCAGCATTGAGGCGAGTCCTTATATTTGTTTCTTCTGTTAATTCAGTAGAAAGTGCCGAAAAAGGGAGATTTACACTTGTATATGCCGTCATTAGCAGAATAGTTATCCCTACGTAATACAAAGTTTTTTCAGAAGTATTACCATGAGGAATCCACCAAACAGCCGCAAGGCTTAGACCCAATGGAGTAGCGCCTGCGATCATCCATGGGAGTCGAGGTCCCCATCTTGATTTTGTGTGATCGCTAAGCCAGCCAATTATTGGATCATTGAATGCGTCCCAAACTTTTATAACCATTAATAAAGAACCAGCTACAAATGCTGGTAATCCGGCTGCTCCAGTAAAAAAAGGAAAGAGGTAAAAACCCAGTTGAGTTGCAGCTAATCCTGTCCCAGCGTCACCTAAGCCATAGGAGAACATTAACCTCCTTCTGGAACCCTTATTTGGAAATTTTGATTTAGATATTGTCAATCTCTTGTTTTGGGGGCTCCGGGTAATAATGTATAAGTAATTAGCTTAAGACTTTAAACTAACGAGTTTTTGTCTTTGAGTTAATACGCGGGCGTAGTTTAGTGGTAAAACCTCAGCCTTCCAAGCTGATGATGCGGGTTCGATTCCCGCCGCCCGCTTTGTTTGATATTTACATTTTTATTTTTTGGAAATAATCATTTGAAATCATTAAAACCATGCTTCTATTTTCAAGAGAAATATCTTTTTGATTTAGTTCTGGATTATTTGAAAGTTTTTGCTTAGATACTTCTGATGTATCTAAGACCTTTATCCATTTTGAAGTCGGTTTTGGCAATTCAAAAACCATTGATTGGCTGTAAGCATTGAGTCCTATCCAAGCCGCAGCACCACTTTTCCCTATGTTGATGCTATAGCTAATAGTGTGTGACCAGCTCCCCCAATCTGGTTTGCCTAATTCGATTCCGTGCCATTCAATCCAAGTCTCTTCATCTTGCTGAATGTCAGACAGACCTAATTCAGGGCTGAAAAAACCAGGGAGACTTTTTCTAATTGAAAGTAGATTTTTTAGATATTGACTTAAATCTTTATCGCAACTTCTTGTGTCCCAAATCATCCATCCAAGAGGACTATTTTGACACCAAGCATTATTGTTTCCTCCTTGACTTCTTCCAACTTCGTCACCCATGGAAATCATGGGAACACCTTGTGATAACAATAAAGTTGATAATAAGTTTCTTTGTTGTTTTTTTCTTAATTTAGTTAAGCTAATATCAGAGCATGGACCTTCTATCCCATGATTCCAATTGTTATTGTGATTATCACCATCTCGATTATTTTCTCCATTAGCTAAATTATGCTTATAACTGAAACTTACTAAATCATTAAGAGTATAACCATCATGTGCAGTTATAAAATTGATAGATTTCTTGTTTGAATTTTCCTTATCTTTATAAAGATTGGGACTTCCTTGTAGGTGATCTTTTAGTTCCCAGGCACAGTCTTTATCTCCTTTCCAGAATTTTCTTACATTATCTCTAAAATGACCATTCCATGTACTTATTCGTTTCGCAGGAAAATCAGCTAAGCGATATAAGCCTCCACAATCCCATGGCTCACTTATTAATTTGAGTTCGCTAAGTATTGGGTCAGATTCAATCTCTTGAAAAATTGGAGGGTTATCTAGAGGTTTAAGACTTTCCCCCCTGCTTAAGGCAATACCTAAATCAAAACGAAAACCATCAACTCCTAATTCCTGAGCCCAGCATCGTAATGACTCTAGAATTAAATGTCGCGTAAGAGGATGATTTGCGGCGATAGTATTACCGCAACCACTTACATCTAAAAAACCTTTTTTCTTATTTTTATGATAATAAACAGATTCTCCAAAACCTTTCCAGCTAATAGTGGGACCATTTTCGTTCCCTTCAGCTGTATGGTTATAAACAACATCTAAAATCACTTCTAACTGTTCATCATGGCAGGCAGATACAAATTTCCTAAATTGATCTCTTCCGCTTAATTCACTGCTTTTAGATATATAACTCTCATGCGGAGTAAACCAATTTAATGGACTATATCCCCAATAATTGGATACTCCAAAAGGTGCTTCATAAGGGTTGAAGGCAAAAACCGGAAGAAGTTCAATAGTCGTTACACCAAGATCTTTTAAGTAAGGTATTTTGTCAATTAACCCTAGGAAAGTTCCTTTCTCTAATGGATTAACTCCTGAATCAATTTGAGAGGTGAAACCTCCTACATGTAATTCATATATGGTTGTTTTGTTCCAGGCATGTCTTGGTCGAGGATGATCTTCAAAGTTGAATTGTTCTCTTTCACAAACGACTGATTTTAAAGATTGTTTCGTATTTAACTGCCTGAGAGCTTCCCAGCCTTGGATTTGCCTTGAACATGGATCAAGCAAATAAATGCTATTAGATGGGCTTCCTGAGCTTATAGATCTAGTTTCGAGGACTCTGTAGCAATAGCAGCATCCATTAGACAATCCTTTTACTTCAACGTGCCAATAATCTCCTGATTGGTTGTTTTTATCCAGTCGAATAATTTGGGATGGTTCTTTATCTTTGTGATTGGAAAATATAAGAAGCTCTATTTTCTGAGCTTCTGGAGCTGCTACAGAAAAATTTACCCCTCGCTTTGTAACGGTGCTGCCTAACGGCCAAGAATTTCCTAGATAATTTTTGCTCACTGGAAAAATGCCTTCAGAGCAGTAAGCATTACTTCTAAATTAGTTCCTTGAATTAGTTAATGAAGTAAATAGCTTTTAATCCCTCACCAGATTCTTTGGATTTTTGTTGAGTCGGACCTTTTTTTAAGGTGGAAATAGCTTAAAAGATGTCCAAATAATTTGAAATGTGCTGTTCTGCAAACGTTTGTTAATTACATTAAAGATTTTTAAGGAATTTTTTTGAACTTTTTCAAGTTTTCTTTTTTTTTGAAAAAAGAAAATGAATAATTCTTTTCTTAGACTTGAATATTCCTTCTAACTCATTGCTAAAACTAGGTTTTTTATTTAATCCGGATATCTTTAAATAGTATTTGCATTTCGTTTAAGGGACCTTTTTTGAACTTTTTTACCTGTTCAAATGTTTCT encodes:
- a CDS encoding isoamylase, giving the protein MSKNYLGNSWPLGSTVTKRGVNFSVAAPEAQKIELLIFSNHKDKEPSQIIRLDKNNQSGDYWHVEVKGLSNGCCYCYRVLETRSISSGSPSNSIYLLDPCSRQIQGWEALRQLNTKQSLKSVVCEREQFNFEDHPRPRHAWNKTTIYELHVGGFTSQIDSGVNPLEKGTFLGLIDKIPYLKDLGVTTIELLPVFAFNPYEAPFGVSNYWGYSPLNWFTPHESYISKSSELSGRDQFRKFVSACHDEQLEVILDVVYNHTAEGNENGPTISWKGFGESVYYHKNKKKGFLDVSGCGNTIAANHPLTRHLILESLRCWAQELGVDGFRFDLGIALSRGESLKPLDNPPIFQEIESDPILSELKLISEPWDCGGLYRLADFPAKRISTWNGHFRDNVRKFWKGDKDCAWELKDHLQGSPNLYKDKENSNKKSINFITAHDGYTLNDLVSFSYKHNLANGENNRDGDNHNNNWNHGIEGPCSDISLTKLRKKQQRNLLSTLLLSQGVPMISMGDEVGRSQGGNNNAWCQNSPLGWMIWDTRSCDKDLSQYLKNLLSIRKSLPGFFSPELGLSDIQQDEETWIEWHGIELGKPDWGSWSHTISYSINIGKSGAAAWIGLNAYSQSMVFELPKPTSKWIKVLDTSEVSKQKLSNNPELNQKDISLENRSMVLMISNDYFQKIKM
- a CDS encoding MFS transporter, which encodes MFSYGLGDAGTGLAATQLGFYLFPFFTGAAGLPAFVAGSLLMVIKVWDAFNDPIIGWLSDHTKSRWGPRLPWMIAGATPLGLSLAAVWWIPHGNTSEKTLYYVGITILLMTAYTSVNLPFSALSTELTEETNIRTRLNAARFTGSILAGLSGLIVAAWLLSSGNGGYVLMGRITGSIATLTTLISSWGLAPYAKKARRPAGKSEPFKVQLNRIIRNKIFIKIICLYLLLWVSLQLMQTVSIIYLEQVMKVPEEISKWIPIPFQISALLGLQFWSLYSNNYGRVKALYGGAILWIIACLASIILPPLSYGVSLSQLLDINNINSLKMFFLLLTIILIGFGASTAYLIPWSLLPDAIDSDPEKPAGIYTAWMVLIQKIGIGLSVQVLGLLLTFAGYQSNNQCMELPDCLSQPNSAITTIRICMGLIPSVLITLGLLLMRDWVDRKKTQQTFSS